The following proteins are encoded in a genomic region of Bradyrhizobium sp. SK17:
- a CDS encoding transglutaminase-like domain-containing protein encodes MMLDQYRKPVAMSDPGQHAARLSGLPREPDALARTVQGLMIHQHIAPSYGVTLSPDQRAQSHVRAAGTMLDAITMRDARPLSVARAAGERQVGVCRHFTLLHVAMLRTHGIPARARCGFGAYFEKGRYIDHWVTEYWSEPHNAWLLFDAQIDDHQHKLFKIGFDTANVPRDQFVVAGDAWQLCRSGKADPGAFGILDMHGLWFIAGNLIRDVAALNNHELLPWDIWGAMRRQDDELDLALFDRLALVSREPDAHPDERATLFADERVRLPKAVLNAELNQLQEL; translated from the coding sequence ATGATGCTGGATCAATACCGAAAGCCGGTTGCGATGAGCGACCCCGGCCAACATGCCGCGCGACTGTCCGGCTTGCCGCGTGAGCCCGACGCGCTCGCAAGGACCGTGCAGGGTCTCATGATCCACCAGCATATCGCGCCCAGCTACGGCGTGACGCTCAGTCCGGACCAGCGCGCCCAATCTCATGTTCGGGCTGCCGGGACGATGCTCGACGCGATCACGATGCGCGACGCGCGGCCGCTGTCCGTGGCACGCGCGGCCGGCGAGCGGCAGGTCGGGGTCTGCCGGCACTTCACGCTGCTCCATGTCGCGATGCTGCGTACCCACGGCATCCCTGCCCGCGCCCGCTGCGGCTTCGGCGCCTATTTCGAGAAGGGCCGCTACATCGACCATTGGGTCACCGAATACTGGAGCGAACCGCACAATGCCTGGCTGCTGTTTGACGCCCAGATCGACGATCATCAGCACAAACTGTTCAAGATCGGGTTCGACACCGCCAACGTGCCGCGCGATCAGTTCGTGGTTGCCGGCGATGCCTGGCAGCTCTGTCGCAGCGGAAAGGCCGACCCGGGCGCCTTCGGCATCCTCGACATGCACGGGCTGTGGTTCATCGCGGGCAATTTGATCCGCGACGTCGCCGCGCTGAACAATCACGAATTGCTGCCGTGGGACATCTGGGGCGCGATGCGCCGGCAGGATGACGAGCTCGATCTCGCCCTGTTCGATCGGCTGGCGCTCGTCAGCCGCGAACCCGACGCTCATCCCGACGAACGCGCTACGCTGTTTGCCGACGAACGCGTTCGCCTGCCAAAGGCCGTGCTCAACGCCGAGCTCAACCAACTACAGGAGCTATGA
- the mntR gene encoding manganese-binding transcriptional regulator MntR, translating to MATDSPTRRKASPTRTASLHELPTEQVQARRFGKARSARSSVILEDYVELIADLIESTGEARATDIARRLGVSHPTAINTITRLKRENLVTARPYRGIFLTEKGDALAKRVRARHRLVLEVLLALGVPRESAEADAEGIEHHVSEATLKAFSDFLRGSRVKKAS from the coding sequence ATGGCCACGGATTCTCCGACACGCCGGAAGGCGTCACCAACGCGCACGGCGTCGCTGCATGAGCTGCCGACCGAGCAGGTGCAGGCGCGCCGTTTCGGCAAGGCCCGCTCGGCGCGGTCGTCGGTGATCTTGGAGGACTATGTCGAACTGATCGCCGACCTGATCGAATCGACGGGAGAGGCGCGCGCCACCGATATCGCGCGCCGGCTCGGGGTCTCGCATCCCACCGCCATCAACACCATCACGCGGTTGAAGCGCGAGAACCTGGTGACGGCACGTCCCTACCGCGGCATCTTCCTGACCGAGAAGGGCGACGCGCTCGCCAAGCGGGTGCGTGCCCGGCACCGTCTGGTGCTCGAAGTGCTGCTCGCGCTCGGCGTGCCGCGCGAATCTGCCGAGGCCGACGCCGAAGGCATCGAGCATCACGTATCGGAGGCGACGCTGAAGGCGTTTTCGGATTTCCTCAGGGGATCACGGGTGAAGAAAGCCAGCTAA
- a CDS encoding TonB-dependent receptor domain-containing protein encodes MATTSAAPFAPSALTGNQIQSSTSPSFGNLFFTAPGATSAGLSTQSSRPVLRGLSDAKVRIQENGIGSVDVSDIAQDHGVPLDPLALQNTEVFRGPGALRFGSQAVGGVVDVTNNRIPTAAPIGGMAAELRSAVTSVDSGWESGLLLDAGAGNVAVHADVYGRGAQDYRIPSYPYLVPPSPAPAFNGRQPNSATQSAGAAIGGSYLFDGGYAGLSISRFTSDYHVPGIASADSQQHNQLEQTKIMSKGEYRPDATAIAAVRYWLGYSDYRHDEIDLNQTAFGNFETIGATFKNRQTEGKLEVESQPVATPLGALTSIIGLQGAYQRLDTLGQAILLPAQTTTAAGYFFEEMRHTDTLRTQFAARVEAVDVAGTAFGFPSNYLPPPNEPASSPSRSDFLPTSLSVGVIKDLPSYLQASMTLQRIQRAPRALELFASGPDDSEKTFKIGNPDLTLETANTAEIGLKRTRGDVRFDANLYYTRYDKFIFGAATGNFCGATFATCAAGGSGDYIQVAYSQRDAIFRGGELSWQWDVSALSGGIFGIEGQFDMVRATFTDGSNVPRIPPMRLGGGVYWRSDAWYARLNLLHAFTQNDYAQFDTPTDGYNLLKFQLEHRQRWTDSPWGAVEVATGLIGDNLLNADIRNSVQFHKDEILQPGRTVKLFLNVKYGADAPANTTFGAARDRDVASIFRKAPDAPAWDWSGFYAGGSAGYSWGAARTYAGFIDDAGETPLAGQRPSAGLDHAGIGVQAGYNWTMGRMVAGIEGDFVYANQRGQSQATCPAAACNPALLPLDAAMTASMNYRLDWLASLRGRVGVAVTPTTLAYLTAGVPFGTVSSSGAVSGFTTTGAATTTPFNVDTFSFGWAVGAGLESRLFANWTGRIEYLHSDLGSFRASPPPAAGVATSFDSDARVRFDAIRVGVNYKFGATTVSD; translated from the coding sequence GTGGCAACAACCAGCGCCGCGCCGTTCGCGCCGTCGGCGCTCACCGGCAACCAGATCCAGTCGAGCACCAGCCCGAGCTTCGGCAATCTGTTCTTCACCGCGCCGGGCGCGACCTCGGCCGGCCTTTCAACCCAATCGTCGCGCCCGGTCCTGCGTGGCCTGTCCGACGCCAAGGTCCGGATCCAGGAGAACGGCATCGGCAGCGTCGACGTCTCCGACATTGCGCAGGATCACGGCGTGCCGCTCGATCCGCTGGCATTGCAGAACACCGAGGTATTTCGCGGTCCTGGCGCCTTGCGCTTCGGCTCACAGGCGGTGGGCGGCGTCGTCGACGTCACCAACAACCGGATTCCGACCGCCGCCCCGATCGGTGGCATGGCAGCCGAGTTGCGCTCCGCCGTCACCTCGGTCGACAGCGGCTGGGAAAGCGGCCTGCTGCTCGACGCAGGCGCCGGCAATGTCGCCGTGCACGCCGATGTCTATGGCCGCGGCGCCCAGGATTACCGGATCCCGAGCTATCCCTATCTGGTGCCGCCCAGTCCGGCGCCCGCGTTCAACGGACGGCAGCCGAACTCGGCGACGCAGAGCGCGGGCGCCGCGATCGGCGGCTCCTATCTGTTCGACGGCGGCTATGCCGGCCTGTCGATCTCGCGCTTCACGAGCGACTATCACGTCCCGGGCATCGCATCGGCCGACAGCCAGCAGCACAATCAGCTCGAGCAGACCAAGATCATGAGCAAGGGCGAGTATCGCCCCGATGCAACCGCCATAGCAGCCGTGCGGTACTGGCTCGGCTACTCGGACTACCGGCACGACGAGATCGACCTCAACCAGACCGCCTTCGGCAATTTCGAGACCATCGGCGCGACGTTCAAGAACCGCCAGACCGAGGGCAAGCTCGAAGTCGAGAGCCAGCCCGTGGCGACGCCACTCGGCGCGCTGACCAGCATCATTGGCCTGCAAGGCGCCTATCAGCGCCTCGACACGCTCGGCCAGGCCATCCTGCTTCCGGCCCAGACCACGACCGCCGCCGGATACTTTTTCGAGGAGATGCGGCACACCGACACGCTGCGGACCCAGTTCGCCGCCCGCGTCGAAGCCGTCGACGTTGCCGGCACCGCGTTTGGGTTTCCGTCGAACTATCTGCCGCCGCCGAACGAGCCGGCGAGTTCGCCGTCGCGGTCCGACTTCCTGCCGACCAGCCTCAGCGTCGGGGTGATCAAGGACCTGCCCTCCTATCTGCAAGCCAGCATGACGCTGCAACGGATCCAGCGCGCGCCGCGCGCGCTCGAACTGTTCGCGAGCGGTCCGGACGACTCGGAAAAGACCTTCAAGATCGGCAATCCCGACCTCACGCTCGAGACCGCCAATACCGCTGAGATCGGCCTGAAGCGTACCCGCGGCGATGTCAGGTTCGACGCCAACCTCTATTACACCCGCTACGACAAGTTCATCTTCGGTGCGGCGACCGGCAATTTCTGCGGCGCAACCTTTGCGACCTGCGCTGCGGGAGGCAGCGGCGACTACATCCAGGTCGCCTACTCCCAACGCGACGCCATCTTCCGCGGCGGCGAATTGTCTTGGCAATGGGACGTCTCGGCGCTGTCCGGCGGCATCTTCGGGATCGAGGGCCAGTTCGACATGGTGCGCGCCACCTTCACCGACGGCAGCAACGTGCCGCGGATTCCACCGATGCGGCTCGGCGGCGGCGTCTACTGGCGCAGCGACGCGTGGTATGCGCGGCTGAACCTGCTGCATGCCTTCACGCAGAACGACTACGCACAATTCGACACCCCGACCGACGGCTACAATCTGCTCAAGTTCCAGCTCGAGCACCGGCAGCGCTGGACGGATTCGCCGTGGGGCGCGGTGGAAGTGGCAACCGGCCTGATCGGCGACAACCTGCTCAACGCCGATATCCGCAACTCCGTGCAATTCCACAAGGACGAGATCCTGCAACCGGGCCGGACCGTCAAATTGTTCCTCAATGTCAAATACGGTGCCGATGCGCCGGCGAACACGACGTTTGGTGCCGCGCGGGATCGCGACGTCGCATCGATCTTCCGCAAGGCGCCGGATGCCCCGGCGTGGGACTGGAGCGGATTCTACGCCGGCGGCAGTGCCGGATATTCGTGGGGCGCGGCCCGCACCTATGCGGGCTTCATCGACGATGCGGGCGAGACACCGCTTGCCGGCCAACGCCCGAGCGCCGGCCTCGATCATGCCGGCATCGGTGTCCAGGCCGGTTACAACTGGACGATGGGCCGGATGGTGGCGGGCATCGAAGGCGATTTCGTCTACGCCAACCAGCGCGGCCAGTCCCAGGCCACTTGCCCGGCAGCCGCCTGCAATCCGGCGCTGCTGCCGCTCGATGCCGCGATGACGGCCAGCATGAACTATCGGCTCGACTGGCTGGCGTCGCTGCGCGGCCGCGTCGGCGTCGCGGTCACGCCGACGACGCTCGCCTACCTCACCGCCGGCGTGCCGTTCGGCACCGTGTCCTCATCGGGAGCGGTGTCCGGATTCACCACGACCGGCGCGGCTACGACGACGCCTTTCAACGTCGACACGTTCAGCTTCGGTTGGGCTGTCGGCGCCGGACTTGAAAGCCGGCTGTTCGCCAACTGGACCGGCCGGATCGAATATCTCCACTCCGACCTCGGTTCGTTCCGCGCCAGCCCCCCTCCCGCGGCAGGCGTCGCAACATCGTTCGATTCCGATGCGCGGGTGCGCTTCGACGCGATCCGCGTCGGCGTGAACTACAAGTTCGGCGCGACGACCGTGAGCGACTAA
- a CDS encoding amidohydrolase/deacetylase family metallohydrolase: MPFDLILRGGRVIDPSQKLDAVTDVAFAGGKVAAIGPRLTADPTTDVRDVSGLIVSPGIIDLHTHVYWGGTSLGIDAEEFCRASGVTTAVDTGSAGPGNFAGFRKHVIKPSQVRILAYLHVSHAGIFGFSDRVMVGESEELRLMNPVDAVRVADANRDLIVGIKVRVGLFASGTSGLVPLEIALEVADEVGMPLMAHIDHPPPSYEEVLARLRPGDVLTHAFRPFPNTPATAQGTVKKVVLEARERGVLFDIGHGKGSFAFKTARAMLANGFSPDTISSDIHQLCIDGPAFDQVTTMSKFLCMGMSLPDVIAASTVNAAMALRRPELGSLKPGCVGDATLISVREGQFDYVDVVGEHLTGDRKIVSEAVVIGGRWWHPR, encoded by the coding sequence ATGCCTTTCGATTTGATCCTGCGTGGCGGGCGAGTGATCGACCCGTCGCAAAAACTCGATGCCGTGACTGACGTGGCCTTCGCGGGCGGAAAGGTGGCCGCAATCGGACCACGGCTCACGGCCGATCCCACCACCGACGTCCGCGACGTCTCCGGCTTGATCGTCTCGCCGGGGATCATCGACCTGCACACCCATGTCTATTGGGGCGGCACCTCGCTCGGCATCGACGCGGAGGAATTCTGCCGCGCTTCCGGCGTCACCACTGCGGTCGACACCGGCAGCGCCGGCCCCGGCAACTTTGCCGGTTTCCGCAAGCATGTGATCAAGCCGAGCCAGGTCCGTATCCTGGCCTATCTGCATGTCTCGCATGCCGGCATCTTCGGCTTCTCGGATCGCGTGATGGTCGGCGAGAGCGAGGAACTGCGGCTGATGAATCCGGTCGATGCGGTGCGCGTCGCCGACGCCAACCGCGATCTCATCGTTGGCATCAAGGTGCGGGTCGGCCTGTTCGCCTCGGGCACGTCGGGGCTGGTGCCGCTCGAGATCGCCCTCGAGGTCGCGGACGAGGTCGGCATGCCGCTGATGGCGCATATCGACCATCCGCCGCCGAGCTATGAGGAGGTGCTGGCGCGGTTGCGCCCGGGCGACGTGCTGACCCACGCGTTCCGGCCGTTCCCGAACACGCCCGCGACCGCGCAAGGCACGGTGAAGAAGGTGGTGCTGGAGGCGCGCGAGCGCGGCGTGCTGTTCGACATCGGCCACGGCAAGGGCTCGTTCGCCTTCAAGACCGCGCGCGCGATGCTCGCCAACGGCTTCTCACCCGACACCATCTCATCCGACATCCACCAGCTCTGCATCGACGGCCCGGCGTTCGACCAGGTGACGACGATGTCGAAATTCCTCTGCATGGGGATGTCGCTGCCGGACGTGATCGCGGCGTCCACCGTCAATGCCGCGATGGCGCTGCGGCGTCCGGAACTCGGCAGCCTGAAGCCGGGCTGTGTCGGCGACGCCACGCTGATCTCGGTCAGGGAAGGACAGTTCGACTATGTCGACGTGGTCGGCGAGCACCTGACGGGCGATCGCAAGATCGTCTCCGAGGCCGTCGTGATCGGCGGCCGCTGGTGGCATCCGCGATGA
- a CDS encoding serine hydrolase — translation MSEAPSAAIEAMLPEIDRLAADAMADWKVPGVALAVVQDSVVTLTRAYGQRDVEADLPMTPATHMVICSITKTFTASAIALLHSEGRLDWTKPVRDYLPEFRLSDPVATDRVTIQDLLSHRYGLPRHDWVHLPGDRSPAELLAPMRHLELSRDIRTEWQYSNLGYNALGLLIARVSGESYERFIRARFADPLGMTVSFSLDELEATEGAARYYMMHDDTRLPGLRLPIRTTAAGAINTSAADLANWMRLHLGKGEVDSRRLLPAALTSDLLAPRIHVGTSEYAEFSHGHYCLGFQSNSYRGDRMVWHGGGWTGWGHLMTLLPDHGIGVVVLTNRSPSQVPPALTWSIIDRLRGREAVDWRGRFRKQRDEFIDHMQADKDAHEASRHKGTHPAHPLAAYAADYEHPGYGVMSIVERDGALHWGWRGMAAPLAHRHYETFELPEIMDRLLPDRLTITFLTDRDGDIISLSAPLEVMVKDIVFTRLAGGECTDPSFRARCVGRYKGAVFHRITLDAQDRLVLKIEFQSAYHLEPLQGRRFRIAELEGFVVEFKGDDADVSEIVFHQPNGIFVAARVADDDAGAPATAP, via the coding sequence ATGTCTGAAGCCCCCAGTGCCGCGATCGAGGCCATGCTGCCCGAAATCGATCGCCTCGCAGCAGATGCGATGGCCGACTGGAAGGTGCCCGGCGTGGCACTCGCGGTGGTGCAGGACAGCGTGGTGACGCTGACCCGGGCCTATGGCCAGCGTGATGTCGAGGCCGACCTGCCGATGACGCCGGCGACGCATATGGTGATCTGTTCGATCACCAAGACCTTTACCGCGAGTGCGATCGCACTGCTGCACAGCGAAGGGCGGCTCGACTGGACCAAGCCGGTCCGCGACTACCTGCCCGAGTTCCGGCTCAGCGATCCCGTCGCCACCGACCGGGTTACGATTCAGGACCTGCTCAGCCACCGCTACGGCCTGCCGCGTCACGACTGGGTGCATCTTCCCGGCGATCGCTCGCCGGCCGAGCTGCTGGCGCCGATGCGCCATCTCGAACTGAGCCGCGATATCCGGACCGAGTGGCAGTACAGCAACCTCGGCTACAATGCGCTCGGGCTGTTGATCGCGCGCGTCAGCGGCGAAAGCTACGAGCGTTTCATCCGCGCCCGCTTCGCCGACCCACTCGGGATGACCGTCAGCTTCTCGCTCGACGAACTCGAGGCGACCGAAGGTGCGGCGCGCTATTACATGATGCACGACGATACGAGATTGCCGGGCCTGCGGCTGCCGATCCGCACCACTGCGGCCGGCGCGATCAACACGTCGGCCGCGGATCTGGCGAACTGGATGCGGCTGCACCTCGGCAAGGGCGAGGTCGACAGCCGGCGCCTGCTGCCGGCGGCGTTGACCAGCGACCTTCTGGCGCCGCGCATTCATGTCGGGACGTCGGAATACGCCGAGTTCAGCCATGGGCATTATTGTCTCGGCTTTCAGAGCAATAGCTATCGCGGCGACCGGATGGTCTGGCATGGCGGCGGTTGGACCGGCTGGGGCCATTTGATGACGCTGCTGCCGGATCACGGCATCGGCGTCGTCGTGCTGACCAACCGTAGCCCCAGCCAGGTGCCGCCGGCGCTGACCTGGTCTATTATCGACCGGTTGCGCGGCCGCGAGGCTGTCGACTGGCGCGGGCGCTTCCGCAAGCAGCGCGACGAATTCATTGACCATATGCAGGCCGACAAGGATGCGCACGAGGCGTCACGCCACAAGGGCACGCATCCCGCGCACCCGCTCGCGGCCTATGCCGCCGACTACGAACATCCGGGCTACGGCGTGATGTCGATTGTGGAGCGTGACGGCGCGTTACATTGGGGGTGGCGCGGCATGGCCGCGCCGCTCGCGCACCGGCACTACGAGACCTTCGAACTGCCCGAGATCATGGACAGGCTGCTGCCCGACCGGCTCACCATCACTTTCCTGACCGATCGCGACGGTGACATCATCAGCCTGTCGGCGCCGCTCGAGGTGATGGTGAAGGACATCGTGTTCACGCGGCTGGCGGGTGGTGAGTGCACCGACCCGTCGTTCCGGGCGCGCTGCGTCGGCCGCTACAAGGGCGCGGTGTTCCATCGCATTACGCTGGATGCGCAGGACAGGCTGGTGCTGAAGATCGAGTTTCAATCCGCCTACCATCTCGAGCCGTTGCAGGGCCGGCGTTTCCGCATCGCCGAACTGGAAGGCTTCGTCGTCGAGTTCAAGGGCGACGACGCCGACGTCAGCGAGATCGTCTTCCACCAGCCGAACGGCATCTTCGTCGCGGCGCGCGTCGCGGACGACGATGCCGGCGCGCCGGCGACCGCGCCGTGA
- a CDS encoding patatin-like phospholipase family protein → MQSNRVPPTHATGATFAWGNPSDDFALFRTLSAEQRVIAFAAMTRRDLVRGQLLVEQGGASDALFLVLHGALAVYRTDQPEPIAELRAGELVGEVGFFANIPRTANVIAIRDTSVMVLTRAAYAKLAQDAPAIVEAVLAALARRFATETARLLPARASPKARTVALVTGGHRPVPPEFEQRLRNSLAAAGAEIVDLARLEAMFPGRALDTSEVADWLNRIEYDAPLVVYVGGEGASDWSRKAIRQADLVVFACRGDAPAPVLTEIESFACGVHPASARRLVRVHDRRRSEVSGTAAWLARLPCFMHHHVALEDMIDIDSLVRFLCGRAVGFVAGGGGSLGTAHVGVYKAFRERGVMFDIFVGTSVGSAMAAGFAKNYDAEHLERGTHEIFVSSRSFRRPTWPRYALLDHKAFDAALADQYGHDCRIEDCWRPFAAVATNLSTHSLELIRTGLLWQAVRASSAIPGLLPPFYTRDGVMLVDGCLVDNVPLGPMHQMKSGPNLVVHFGEPATEMFDVDYAALPGRFELLASLLMPFRRKALPAAPSAVNVLWRSLVAHQRYDTLPTTPLDMVMRPPTPDGIDVTDFDRHQEIFQSSYHWARETIAGLEAARDPAIAAIVASARGVETGAVTGASDGADQASAVNTAVFGEPLLP, encoded by the coding sequence ATGCAATCGAACCGGGTGCCGCCGACGCACGCAACGGGCGCGACGTTTGCGTGGGGAAACCCCTCCGACGACTTCGCGCTGTTCAGGACGCTGAGCGCCGAGCAGCGGGTGATCGCCTTTGCCGCCATGACCCGGCGCGACCTGGTGCGCGGCCAGTTGCTGGTCGAGCAGGGCGGTGCCTCGGACGCCTTGTTCCTGGTGCTGCACGGCGCGCTCGCGGTGTACCGGACCGATCAACCCGAGCCGATCGCCGAGCTGCGTGCCGGCGAACTGGTCGGCGAGGTCGGGTTCTTTGCCAACATCCCGCGCACCGCCAATGTGATCGCGATCCGCGACACCAGCGTGATGGTGCTGACGCGCGCGGCCTATGCCAAGCTCGCGCAGGACGCGCCGGCCATCGTCGAGGCCGTGCTGGCGGCGCTCGCGCGGCGGTTTGCCACCGAGACCGCGCGGCTGCTGCCGGCCCGCGCGTCGCCGAAGGCGCGCACCGTGGCGCTGGTCACGGGCGGACACCGGCCAGTCCCGCCCGAGTTCGAACAGCGGTTGCGAAACAGCCTTGCTGCCGCCGGTGCCGAGATCGTCGACCTCGCGCGGCTCGAGGCGATGTTTCCCGGGCGCGCGCTCGATACCTCCGAGGTCGCCGACTGGCTCAACAGGATCGAGTATGACGCGCCGCTGGTGGTCTATGTCGGCGGCGAGGGCGCCTCGGACTGGTCGCGCAAGGCCATTCGCCAGGCCGACCTCGTGGTGTTCGCCTGCCGCGGCGATGCGCCCGCGCCCGTCCTGACCGAGATCGAGAGCTTCGCCTGCGGCGTGCATCCGGCGTCGGCGCGGCGTCTGGTGCGCGTTCATGACCGGCGGCGAAGCGAGGTCAGCGGCACCGCGGCCTGGCTGGCGCGGCTGCCATGCTTCATGCATCATCACGTCGCGCTCGAGGACATGATCGATATCGACAGCCTGGTCCGCTTTCTCTGCGGTCGCGCGGTCGGCTTCGTCGCCGGCGGCGGCGGCAGCCTCGGCACGGCGCATGTCGGCGTCTACAAGGCGTTCCGCGAGCGCGGCGTGATGTTCGACATCTTCGTCGGCACCAGCGTCGGGTCGGCGATGGCGGCGGGCTTTGCCAAGAACTACGACGCCGAGCATCTCGAGCGCGGCACCCATGAGATCTTCGTCTCCAGCCGCAGCTTTCGCCGCCCGACCTGGCCGCGCTATGCCTTGCTGGACCACAAGGCGTTCGATGCCGCGCTGGCCGATCAGTACGGCCATGACTGCCGGATCGAGGACTGCTGGCGGCCGTTCGCCGCGGTCGCCACCAACCTGTCGACGCACAGTCTCGAATTGATCAGGACCGGCCTGCTGTGGCAGGCGGTACGCGCCTCCAGCGCCATCCCGGGCCTGCTGCCGCCGTTCTACACCAGGGATGGCGTGATGCTGGTCGACGGCTGCCTGGTCGACAACGTTCCGCTGGGGCCGATGCATCAGATGAAGAGCGGGCCGAATCTCGTGGTCCATTTCGGCGAGCCGGCGACCGAGATGTTCGACGTCGACTACGCCGCGCTGCCGGGACGGTTCGAGCTGCTGGCATCGCTGCTGATGCCGTTCCGGCGCAAGGCGCTTCCGGCCGCGCCGAGCGCCGTCAACGTGCTGTGGCGCAGCCTCGTCGCGCACCAGCGCTACGACACCCTGCCGACCACGCCGCTCGACATGGTGATGCGCCCGCCGACGCCCGACGGCATCGACGTGACCGATTTCGACCGTCATCAGGAGATCTTCCAGTCGTCGTACCATTGGGCCAGGGAGACCATTGCCGGGCTGGAAGCGGCGCGCGACCCCGCCATTGCGGCGATCGTCGCGTCGGCCAGGGGTGTGGAAACGGGCGCGGTCACAGGAGCGAGCGACGGCGCGGATCAGGCATCCGCAGTGAACACAGCGGTGTTCGGCGAACCCCTTCTGCCGTGA
- a CDS encoding zinc-binding dehydrogenase → MQQIRVCTHEGPGAKPVIRTVPWPDVGKKAALIKVGACGVCGTDLHILKGHWPKPLPWPFTLGHELGGVIVECGPEFSEDFMSKPLKVGSKVMIPPLMPCGRCYYCIHYPQSANKCLTPVYYGRYLGFDKPPHMWGGWAEYVYVDLDILPGTKIYKLPDDMSLRLGALSEPLTSCIRAFNRATRAGGFSWGDTVVIQGSGPIGILAVAAAQEMGAGRVICVGAPETPRLKLARKFGAEATVDIEQLRTPEARIAAVRDIVGGFGADLVMDCSGHPTAGPEGIEMLRDGGTYVEMGQFTDAGSIETSWHRICTKDLNVLGSWGFTGNDLPLGVDMLYRTRDKYPWLEMQTIYPFTEDGVARAVADAMAMKTVKSTIVPWPDLVG, encoded by the coding sequence ATGCAGCAGATCCGCGTCTGCACCCACGAGGGACCAGGAGCCAAGCCGGTAATCCGGACGGTGCCATGGCCGGATGTCGGCAAAAAGGCGGCCTTGATCAAAGTGGGCGCCTGCGGCGTTTGCGGAACCGACCTGCACATCCTGAAAGGGCACTGGCCGAAGCCGCTGCCATGGCCGTTCACGCTCGGCCACGAGCTCGGCGGCGTGATCGTCGAATGCGGTCCGGAATTTTCGGAGGATTTCATGAGCAAGCCGCTCAAGGTGGGATCGAAGGTGATGATCCCGCCCTTGATGCCGTGCGGCCGCTGCTATTACTGCATCCATTATCCGCAGAGCGCCAACAAGTGCCTGACGCCGGTCTATTACGGCCGCTATCTCGGCTTCGACAAGCCGCCGCACATGTGGGGCGGCTGGGCCGAATATGTCTATGTCGATCTCGACATACTGCCGGGCACCAAGATCTACAAATTGCCCGACGACATGTCGCTCAGGCTCGGCGCGCTCTCCGAGCCGTTGACCTCCTGCATCCGCGCCTTCAATCGCGCCACGCGTGCCGGCGGCTTCAGTTGGGGCGACACGGTGGTGATCCAGGGCTCCGGGCCGATCGGCATTCTCGCGGTTGCCGCGGCGCAGGAGATGGGGGCAGGGCGCGTGATCTGCGTCGGCGCGCCGGAGACGCCGCGGCTAAAGCTGGCGCGCAAGTTCGGCGCGGAGGCGACCGTCGATATCGAGCAGCTCAGGACGCCGGAGGCACGCATCGCGGCGGTGCGCGACATCGTCGGTGGCTTCGGCGCCGACCTCGTGATGGACTGCTCGGGCCATCCGACCGCGGGTCCGGAGGGCATCGAGATGCTGCGCGACGGCGGCACCTATGTCGAGATGGGCCAGTTCACCGATGCCGGCTCGATCGAGACGTCGTGGCACCGCATCTGCACCAAGGATCTCAACGTGCTCGGCTCCTGGGGCTTCACCGGCAACGACCTGCCGCTCGGCGTCGACATGCTCTACCGCACGCGCGACAAATACCCCTGGCTCGAGATGCAGACGATCTATCCCTTCACCGAGGATGGCGTCGCGCGCGCCGTCGCCGACGCGATGGCGATGAAGACGGTGAAGTCGACCATCGTGCCGTGGCCGGATCTGGTCGGCTGA
- a CDS encoding GDSL-type esterase/lipase family protein encodes MSGPACDEADQQIASTPTIPDSANALRRDLKNVGSLPADASIVLLGDSLVEAWPQDLSSSLAAGRPVLNLGVGRDRIQNTLWLLTSFEQQLKRVQPQSVILLLGTNNVYLDKPCGVRLAFDHVFDRISRIWPKARVVQILILPRGPNMTGARETISEVNASLQSREKSVQKYRVLDASAIACRDGTPCANYRDDLLHLTRTGYEELTQIVRTNLNGN; translated from the coding sequence TTGAGCGGACCTGCGTGCGACGAGGCGGATCAGCAGATAGCGTCGACGCCGACGATCCCCGATTCCGCCAACGCGCTTCGGCGCGACCTGAAGAATGTCGGCTCGCTGCCGGCCGACGCGTCGATCGTGTTGCTCGGCGACTCCCTGGTCGAGGCCTGGCCGCAGGACCTGTCGTCCTCGCTCGCTGCCGGACGTCCGGTCCTGAACCTCGGGGTCGGCCGCGATCGCATCCAGAATACGCTCTGGTTGCTGACGTCGTTCGAGCAACAGCTCAAGCGCGTGCAACCGCAATCCGTCATCCTGCTGCTCGGCACCAACAACGTCTACCTGGACAAGCCGTGCGGCGTCCGGCTCGCCTTCGACCACGTGTTCGATCGCATCAGCCGGATATGGCCGAAGGCCCGCGTGGTGCAGATCCTGATCCTGCCGCGCGGACCGAACATGACGGGCGCAAGGGAAACCATCTCGGAAGTCAATGCGTCGCTGCAATCGCGCGAGAAGTCGGTGCAGAAGTACCGCGTCCTCGATGCCTCGGCGATCGCCTGCCGCGACGGCACGCCCTGCGCCAATTATCGCGACGACCTGCTCCACCTCACGCGGACAGGATATGAGGAGTTGACGCAGATCGTCAGGACCAATCTCAACGGCAACTGA